From a region of the Zingiber officinale cultivar Zhangliang chromosome 10B, Zo_v1.1, whole genome shotgun sequence genome:
- the LOC122028950 gene encoding RRP15-like protein: MAAALQTLDAGAVAANPVVARKRRSNHSKAKSSRKRLRQRTTPMGTAKHQKPTEKMKKLFQKRAREYNSDEEEDDADKDFPEDPSSDEEKDEDLGVGDYGSGGSEGDEEDEEGVKHGITRLLEGCRAFKVAFAKIMKRNLPDDPLGPILSAHKKLVAEKLAEEDSEQKMKGETKKQRHSADEKGHTKPDNFLDAKEKFLISVATKGVVKLFNAVSKAQSSQSGSNPSSSKDAKVLAKRRKQAFFSELHKPAPQVCYYSSSHDLFWLYFLPGWAPLRDSYMLTHSKLKDWDKMEEPAAAVNGEKVLSDSSSDDE; this comes from the exons ATGGCGGCCGCGCTCCAAACCCTCGACGCAGGTGCCGTCGCCGCCAATCCGGTTGTTGCTAGAAAGAGGAGGTCGAATCACAGCAAAGCAAAGAGCTCAAGGAAGAGGTTAAGGCAGAGGACGACACCCATGGGAACCGCCAAGCATCAGAAACCTACCGAGAAGATGAAGAAGCTGTTCCAGAAGAGAGCCAGGGAGTATAACTCAGACGAGGAGGAGGATGACGCAGACAAAGATTTCCCAGAGGATCCTTCTAGCGACGAGGAAAAAGACGAGGACTTGGGTGTGGGAGATTACGGAAGTGGCGGCTCTGAAGGCGATGAGGAGGATGAGGAGGGAGTGAAGCATGGGATTACCAGGCTCCTCGAGGGTTGCAGGGCTTTTAAGGTCGCTTTTGCAAAGATTATGAAGAGGAACCTCCCTGATGATCCCCTT GGTCCAATATTGTCAGCGCACAAAAAGCTTGTCGCGGAGAAGCTTGCAGAAGAGGATTCTGAACAGAAGATGAAGGGGGAGACGAAAAAGCAAAGACATTCA gcagacGAGAAGGGCCACACAAAGCCTGACAATTTCTTAGATGCAAAGGAGAAGTTTCTTATCAGTGTTGCAACTAAAGGAG TTGTGAAGCTATTCAATGCA GTAAGTAAGGCACAGAGTTCACAAAGTGGCTCGAATCCTTCGAGTTCCAAAGATGCAAAAG TGCtggcaaaaagaagaaaacaagctTTTTTTTCAGAGCTACATAAGCCAGCACCACAAGTATGCTATTACTCTTCATCACACGACTTGTTTTGGTTGTA cTTTCTA CCTGGATGGGCTCCCCTACGTGACAGTTACATGCTTACACATTCGAAGTTGAAGGACTGGGATAAAATGGAG GAACCTGCAGCAGCAGTCAATGGGGAGAAAGTTTTATCTGATAGTTCTTCAGATGACGAATAG
- the LOC122028951 gene encoding peroxidase 5-like, giving the protein MDQSPTKRSTLSGAHTIGLAHCGAFASRIYNSSSGTGVDPMLGPTYTVEVPNVDDRRGGTDGPVELLGVRQQLLPGRPEELGMFTSDQLLLTSPFSAGKDKLFARNSAIFHSSFSAAMVKMGNIDILTGFNGEIRKNYRVVN; this is encoded by the coding sequence atggACCAATCCCCAACCAAGAGGAGCACACTCTCAGGAGCGCACACAATCGGGCTGGCGCACTGTGGTGCATTCGCCAGCAGGATCTACAACTCCAGCTCGGGCACGGGCGTGGACCCGATGCTGGGCCCAACGTACACGGTGGAAGTGCCCAACGTTGACGATCGACGAGGAGGTACCGATGGACCCGTCGAGCTGCTTGGGGTTCGACAACAGCTACTACCAGGGCGTCCTGAGGAACTAGGGATGTTCACGTCGGACCAGTTGCTGCTGACGTCCCCATTTTCGGCAGGGAAGGACAAACTGTTTGCAAGAAACTCGGCCATCTTCCACAGCAGCTTCTCGGCGGCGATGGTGAAGATGGGCAACATCGACATCCTAACGGGGTTCAACGGAGAGATACGTAAAAACTATAGAGTGGTCAACTGA